A stretch of Fusobacterium massiliense DNA encodes these proteins:
- the mglB gene encoding galactose/glucose ABC transporter substrate-binding protein MglB, translating into MKKMGILLGSLLLVAGLVGCGEKKEEAPAGEKVSIGLTAYKFDDNFIALFRKAFEAEASAKADSVEVTSIDSQNSVATEKEQIEAVLEKGVKAFAINLVDASAADGIINLLKEKNVPVVFYNRKPSDEAIASYDKLFYVGIDPNAQGVAQGELIEKVWKENPALDLNGDGVIQYVMLTGEPGHPDAVARTKYSVQTLNEHGLKTEELHQDTAMWDTATAKDKMDAWLSGPNGSKIEVVICNNDGMALGAIESMKAAGKVLPTFGVDALPEALVKIEAGEMAGTVLNDAKGQASATFKMVVNLAEGKEATEGTDLKLDNKIILIPSIGIDKSNVADFK; encoded by the coding sequence ATGAAAAAAATGGGAATTTTATTAGGATCTCTTCTACTTGTTGCAGGGTTAGTAGGATGTGGAGAAAAAAAAGAAGAAGCACCTGCTGGTGAAAAAGTTTCTATAGGTTTAACAGCTTATAAATTTGACGACAACTTTATAGCTCTATTCAGAAAAGCATTCGAAGCTGAAGCTTCAGCAAAAGCTGACTCAGTAGAAGTTACTTCTATAGATTCACAAAACAGTGTTGCTACTGAAAAAGAACAAATAGAAGCAGTTTTAGAAAAAGGAGTTAAAGCATTTGCAATAAACTTAGTTGATGCATCAGCAGCTGATGGAATCATTAATCTTTTAAAAGAAAAAAATGTACCAGTTGTATTCTACAACAGAAAACCATCTGATGAAGCTATAGCATCTTATGATAAATTATTCTATGTTGGAATTGACCCTAATGCACAAGGTGTGGCACAAGGAGAATTAATAGAAAAAGTATGGAAAGAAAATCCAGCTTTAGACTTAAACGGAGACGGAGTTATCCAATATGTAATGTTAACAGGAGAACCTGGACATCCAGATGCAGTTGCTAGAACAAAATACTCTGTTCAAACTTTAAATGAACATGGATTAAAAACTGAAGAATTACACCAAGATACAGCAATGTGGGATACTGCTACTGCTAAAGATAAAATGGATGCTTGGTTATCAGGACCTAATGGTTCAAAAATAGAAGTTGTAATTTGTAACAACGACGGAATGGCTTTAGGAGCTATCGAATCAATGAAAGCTGCTGGAAAAGTTTTACCAACATTCGGTGTTGACGCATTACCAGAAGCTCTAGTTAAAATAGAAGCAGGAGAAATGGCTGGAACTGTTTTAAACGATGCTAAAGGACAAGCAAGTGCAACTTTCAAAATGGTTGTTAACTTAGCAGAAGGTAAAGAAGCTACAGAAGGAACTGATCTTAAATTAGACAATAAAATCATCTTAATTCCTAGTATCGGAATTGACAAATCTAATGTTGCAGACTTCAAATAA
- the mglA gene encoding galactose/methyl galactoside ABC transporter ATP-binding protein MglA, with product MENLKYVLEMENISKEFPGVKALDNVQLKLRPGTVHALMGENGAGKSTLMKCLFGIYEKNTGKILLDGHEINFKSTKEALENGVSMVHQELNQVLQRNVLDNIWLGRYPMKGFFIDEKKMYNDTIAIFKDLDIKVDPRKKIADLPIAERQMIEIAKAVSYKSKVIVMDEPTSSLTEKEVEHLFRIIRKLKDSGVGIIYISHKMEEIKMISDEITILRDGKWISTNEVANISTEQIISMMVGRDLNERFPKKDNEVKELILEVKNLTALNQPSIVDVSFDLHKGEILGIAGLVGSKRTEIVETLFGIRPKENGEIILNGKSIKNRDPNEAIKNGFALVTEERRSTGIFSMLDISFNSVISNLDRYKNRFKLLKNSEIKKDTKWIVDSMRVKTPSYTTKIGTLSGGNQQKVIIGRWLLTEPEVLMLDEPTRGIDVLAKYEIYQLMIDLAKKDKGIIMISSEMPELLGVTDRILVMSNGRVAGIVKTSETNQEEIMELSAKYL from the coding sequence ATGGAAAATCTAAAATATGTTTTGGAAATGGAAAATATATCCAAAGAATTTCCTGGAGTTAAGGCTTTAGATAATGTTCAATTAAAGTTAAGACCTGGAACAGTTCATGCACTTATGGGAGAAAATGGTGCTGGAAAATCAACACTTATGAAATGTTTATTTGGTATTTATGAAAAAAATACTGGTAAAATTTTATTAGATGGACATGAAATAAATTTTAAATCAACAAAAGAAGCTCTTGAAAATGGAGTGTCTATGGTACACCAAGAATTAAACCAAGTTTTACAAAGAAATGTTCTTGATAATATTTGGCTTGGAAGATATCCTATGAAAGGCTTTTTTATTGATGAAAAAAAGATGTATAATGACACTATTGCAATTTTTAAAGATTTAGACATAAAAGTAGACCCTAGAAAGAAAATAGCAGATCTTCCTATAGCGGAAAGACAAATGATAGAAATAGCAAAAGCCGTATCATATAAATCAAAAGTTATAGTAATGGACGAACCAACTTCTTCTTTAACAGAAAAAGAAGTTGAGCATCTATTTAGAATTATTAGAAAATTGAAAGATAGTGGAGTTGGAATAATTTATATTTCTCATAAAATGGAAGAAATAAAAATGATTTCTGATGAAATTACAATATTAAGAGATGGAAAATGGATTTCAACTAATGAAGTAGCTAATATTTCAACTGAACAAATAATCAGTATGATGGTAGGTAGAGATTTAAATGAAAGATTCCCTAAAAAAGATAATGAAGTAAAAGAACTTATATTAGAAGTTAAAAATTTAACTGCATTAAACCAACCATCAATAGTTGATGTAAGTTTTGATTTACATAAAGGTGAAATTCTAGGAATAGCAGGTTTAGTTGGCTCAAAGAGAACTGAAATTGTTGAAACTCTTTTTGGAATTAGACCTAAAGAAAATGGAGAAATAATATTAAATGGAAAATCTATAAAAAATAGAGATCCAAATGAAGCAATAAAAAATGGTTTTGCTCTTGTAACAGAGGAACGTAGAAGTACGGGAATATTTTCTATGTTGGATATTTCTTTTAACTCTGTAATATCTAACTTAGACAGATATAAGAATAGATTTAAACTTCTTAAAAATTCTGAAATAAAAAAAGATACAAAGTGGATAGTTGATAGTATGAGAGTTAAAACTCCATCTTATACAACTAAAATAGGAACTTTATCAGGGGGAAATCAACAAAAAGTTATTATTGGAAGATGGTTGTTGACAGAACCAGAAGTGTTAATGCTTGATGAACCTACAAGAGGAATAGATGTTTTGGCTAAATATGAAATATATCAACTTATGATAGACCTTGCAAAAAAAGATAAGGGAATAATAATGATATCATCAGAAATGCCAGAACTTTTAGGAGTTACAGATAGAATTTTAGTAATGAGTAACGGTAGAGTTGCTGGAATAGTAAAAACATCTGAAACTAATCAAGAAGAAATAATGGAATTATCTGCTAAATATCTATAG